One genomic region from Ptychodera flava strain L36383 chromosome 5, AS_Pfla_20210202, whole genome shotgun sequence encodes:
- the LOC139132482 gene encoding uncharacterized protein translates to MERLLFASLIAAALFTKTVSTNVALGKPAYQSSINTRFMPAGAENAVDGNTNSKYSGQSCTHTLFTDDPWWKVDLLADYNVNRVVITNREDKCCKDRLVGAVVRVGSSENIESNSKCGDTVTSDQIAQSTALAFDCMEGTLGHIVSVQIEGQEGTLNLCEVEVYGTLAVVTQQQITTKESEPPSTHEPQVPLTQPPQPKTEPPVLACELPPGLHNVAQGKPAFQSSDKRRNRFGSENAVDGNFNTNAHKGSCSWTKKEYQPWWQVDLGDVHSIYKVVITNREDYCPFRLINAEIRVGTNENFLENPVCGMMITGKMIKENPIHVRCGCEIPLQGRYVSVQLIDKTQMLTLCEIEVMAA, encoded by the exons ATGGAGCGCTTGTTGTTTGCCAGCCTGATAGCAGCAGCGCTGTTTACTAAAACAG TATCGACAAATGTCGCACTTGGGAAGCCAGCTTATCAAAGCAGCATTAACACACGCTTTATGCCAGCCGGCGCAGAAAACGCTGTTGATGGAAACACAAACAGTAAATACTCTGGCCAATCATGCACTCACACCTTATTTACGGATGATCCATGGTGGAAGGTAGATCTTCTAGCTGACTACAACGTTAACAGAGTTGTGATCACAAATCGCGAAGACAAGTGCTGCA AGGATCGTTTGGTTGGTGCAGTTGTACGTGTTGGTTCAAGCGAAAACATTGAAAGCAACAGCAAATGTGGAGACACTGTCACCAGCGACCAAATAGCTCAGTCCACTGCCCTAGCATTCGATTGTATGGAAGGTACATTGGGTCACATTGTTAGCGTTCAAATCGAAGGACAAGAGGGGACCCTTAATTTATGTGAAGTCGAAGTATACGGAACATTGG CCGTAGTGACACAGCAACAAATAACCACCAAAGAGTCGGAACCGCCATCGACCCATGAGCCTCAAGTGCCATTGACCCAACCACCACAACCGAAAACAGAACCCCCAGTGTTAG CTTGTGAGTTACCTCCTGGTCTTCACAACGTCGCACAAGGCAAGCCAGCTTTTCAAAGTTCAGACAAGCGAAGAAACAGGTTCGGGTCTGAGAATGCTGTGGACGGAAATTTCAATACAAATGCTCATAAAGGTTCGTGTTCGTGGACCAAAAAAGAATACCAACCTTGGTGGCAAGTTGATCTGGGAGACGTTCACAGCATTTATAAAGTTGTCATTACCAACAGAGAGGATTATTGTC CTTTCCGTCTCATCAATGCCGAGATCCGTGTTGGTACTAATGAAAACTTCTTGGAGAATCCAGTTTGTGGAATGATGATAACTGGTAAAATGATCAAGGAAAATCCAATTCATGTCAGATGCGGTTGTGAGATTCCATTACAAGGGCGTTACGTAAGCGTACAGCTGATTGATAAAACTCAGATGTTGACCTTGTGTGAGATAGAAGTTATGGCCGCCTAA